Proteins from one Pontibacter korlensis genomic window:
- a CDS encoding RagB/SusD family nutrient uptake outer membrane protein, translated as MKRNNRKYFMGAALVMSLFLGSCEDILEEQPRSIYEPGFFRTEKGVYGGLTSMYAHLRYIYGQAYYYNATQTGTDEVTYAQSADQNFLVMDLSGQGEINSSSSRADVLWGAAFPNINTASGIIENAAEVGTIPDALIAEARFFRAFDYFLLVQTFGGVPLDLGAGELKFNTNPVRFSVRNTVPEVYTKAIFPDLLTAVEQLPDNPRVTGGATKTLARLYLAKAYLTYGWWLENPNNIPTYPETPRVDPDGHEAQWYFQQAYDVATTAINNPGPFGLQETFYDVNLGSNDRNSEILLYADHTETSEFYNGASLTWSNGNAPENFAGWMMTWNYTNIRSATDPNWSNVISSVQREAEQHLGRPWTRMAPTIGVITNTFADKTNDSRYDGTFTTVYRGNWPKGGVNADVVYNANSLPVRPGEPILTFLDEQPATPVNYPNGPGKSNIGAGELPGRSDFVIAPRGISRIVYPGLWKLGPHRTDNGDGLGQPNAASTRPFNIAKFSELYFIAAEAAVKGANTQGGQSARELINVIRERAGKWRWDNNGNTAKVEDRSEEMVAATPATIDINYILAERSREYYGEGYRWFDLVRTQKWAELASTYEIAGMAYGDHTPQTVQRTIEPHHYLRPIPIGQLDAMEGDVSNYQNPGYN; from the coding sequence ATGAAACGTAATAATAGAAAATACTTCATGGGAGCAGCTCTGGTTATGTCGCTGTTCCTGGGGTCCTGCGAAGATATTCTGGAAGAGCAGCCGCGTAGTATTTATGAACCTGGCTTTTTCAGAACCGAGAAAGGTGTATATGGCGGGTTGACATCCATGTACGCCCACCTGCGCTACATATATGGGCAAGCCTATTACTATAATGCCACACAAACCGGTACTGATGAGGTAACATATGCTCAGAGTGCAGACCAGAACTTTCTTGTCATGGACCTATCGGGGCAGGGGGAAATCAACTCGTCCAGCAGCCGTGCAGACGTACTGTGGGGAGCGGCCTTCCCTAACATCAATACTGCTAGCGGTATCATAGAAAATGCTGCCGAAGTAGGCACTATTCCGGACGCGCTCATTGCCGAGGCCAGGTTCTTCCGTGCGTTTGATTATTTTCTGCTGGTTCAGACGTTCGGTGGAGTACCTCTGGATCTGGGAGCAGGTGAGCTGAAGTTCAACACGAACCCTGTGAGGTTTTCAGTTCGCAACACGGTGCCTGAGGTCTATACCAAAGCCATTTTCCCAGACCTGCTGACAGCGGTCGAGCAACTGCCTGATAACCCTCGTGTAACCGGCGGTGCAACTAAAACGCTGGCGCGCCTTTACCTGGCAAAAGCTTATTTGACTTATGGTTGGTGGCTTGAGAACCCAAACAACATTCCTACATACCCGGAAACGCCTCGAGTTGACCCTGATGGTCATGAGGCTCAGTGGTACTTCCAGCAGGCTTATGATGTGGCTACTACAGCGATTAATAATCCGGGACCTTTCGGTTTACAGGAGACTTTCTATGATGTAAACCTGGGTTCAAACGACCGCAACAGCGAAATTCTGCTGTACGCCGACCATACCGAGACAAGCGAGTTTTACAACGGAGCCAGCCTTACCTGGAGCAATGGAAACGCGCCTGAAAACTTTGCCGGTTGGATGATGACATGGAACTACACAAACATCAGAAGCGCCACGGATCCAAACTGGTCTAACGTGATAAGCTCTGTACAACGTGAAGCAGAACAGCACCTGGGTCGCCCATGGACACGTATGGCCCCAACAATAGGCGTTATCACCAACACCTTTGCCGACAAAACTAATGACTCCCGCTACGATGGCACCTTTACAACCGTTTACCGTGGCAACTGGCCTAAGGGAGGTGTTAATGCTGATGTTGTTTATAACGCAAACAGCTTACCAGTTAGACCTGGCGAACCTATACTTACTTTCCTGGATGAGCAGCCAGCTACACCTGTTAATTACCCTAACGGACCAGGTAAAAGCAATATCGGAGCAGGAGAGTTGCCTGGCAGATCTGACTTTGTGATAGCCCCTCGCGGCATAAGCAGAATTGTATACCCGGGTCTTTGGAAACTTGGCCCGCACCGCACCGATAATGGAGATGGCCTGGGGCAGCCAAACGCCGCCAGCACCCGGCCATTCAATATTGCTAAGTTCTCGGAGCTATACTTTATAGCGGCCGAAGCAGCAGTGAAGGGTGCAAATACACAAGGTGGGCAGAGTGCCAGAGAATTGATCAATGTTATCCGGGAACGCGCTGGTAAGTGGCGCTGGGATAACAACGGGAACACTGCCAAAGTGGAAGACCGTAGCGAGGAGATGGTTGCAGCCACTCCGGCAACGATAGACATCAACTATATTTTGGCAGAGCGCTCACGTGAGTATTATGGCGAGGGTTACCGCTGGTTTGACCTGGTGCGCACGCAGAAGTGGGCAGAACTTGCTTCTACTTACGAAATCGCGGGTATGGCTTACGGAGACCACACGCCTCAAACGGTGCAGCGCACTATTGAGCCACACCACTACCTGCGCCCTATTCCGATAGGTCAGCTTGATGCGATGGAGGGTGATGTTAGTAACTACCAAAATCCAGGATATAACTAA
- a CDS encoding sialate O-acetylesterase → MISALLKRALLLHLLLCISVATYSQVKLPRLISDGMVLQRDAEAKVWGWASPGEKVSLTFQKKKYNATAGKDGKWHITLPPQKAGGPYQMAFKASNEVVVKDILFGDVWVCSGQSNMELTMERVQDKYADIIAQTNNPNIRHFEVPDKYNFKKPNADVESGSWQPATPENILKFSAVAYFFAKDLYAQYKVPVGLINSALGGSPAEAWISEEALKEFPGYYKQAQQFKNDALIDSIETKDKALSNQWYSKLNQNDVGLKQGWAEADFDDEDWSQMTLPGYWADEALGNVNGVVWFRKEINVPKSMAGKPAKLLLGRIVDADEVYINGKKVGNTTYQYPPRRYMFSEDVLKEGKNTIAVRVTSNGGRGGFVLDKPYELLVGDQSIDLKGEWKYKLGAQMEPTPGQTFVRWKPVGLYNAMVAPLTDYRIKGVIWYQGESNIKNPAEYTALMSKLISDWRKQWKQGDFPFIFVQLANFMEPKSTPEKSNWAALRQAQLETLAVPSTGMAVTIDAGEWNDIHPLDKKTVGERLALQARKLAYNDKKVVASGPLLQSVQAQGNKLVLTFANTGSGLATSDNRPLKHFAIAGKDKKFVWANADIQGDRVVVWSDRVADPVFIRYAWADNPEGANLYNKEGLPASPFEATVTREL, encoded by the coding sequence ATGATATCAGCTTTATTGAAAAGAGCTTTACTTCTTCACCTGTTACTGTGTATAAGTGTAGCCACCTACAGCCAGGTGAAGTTGCCGCGCCTGATAAGCGATGGTATGGTGTTGCAAAGAGATGCAGAAGCCAAGGTGTGGGGCTGGGCCTCTCCTGGAGAAAAAGTCTCCTTAACCTTCCAAAAAAAGAAGTACAACGCAACTGCAGGCAAAGATGGAAAATGGCACATTACCCTTCCCCCTCAAAAAGCCGGCGGGCCTTACCAAATGGCTTTTAAGGCAAGCAACGAGGTAGTGGTAAAAGATATCCTGTTTGGTGACGTCTGGGTATGCTCTGGCCAATCGAACATGGAACTTACCATGGAGCGGGTGCAGGATAAATATGCAGATATTATTGCCCAAACCAACAACCCAAACATCAGGCATTTTGAGGTTCCGGACAAGTATAACTTCAAGAAGCCAAACGCTGATGTGGAGAGTGGGAGCTGGCAGCCAGCCACACCGGAGAACATCCTTAAGTTTTCGGCAGTCGCTTACTTCTTTGCAAAAGACCTGTACGCACAGTACAAGGTTCCTGTCGGTCTGATCAACTCAGCCCTTGGAGGGTCACCCGCTGAGGCATGGATAAGCGAAGAGGCACTTAAAGAGTTTCCTGGCTACTATAAGCAAGCGCAGCAGTTCAAAAATGATGCTCTGATCGACAGCATTGAAACCAAAGACAAGGCTTTAAGCAATCAATGGTACAGCAAACTGAACCAGAATGACGTTGGGCTGAAGCAAGGATGGGCAGAAGCTGACTTTGATGATGAAGACTGGAGCCAAATGACCTTGCCAGGCTACTGGGCTGATGAGGCACTAGGAAATGTGAATGGGGTAGTGTGGTTCAGGAAAGAAATCAACGTGCCCAAGTCCATGGCAGGAAAGCCTGCAAAGCTGCTGCTGGGCAGGATTGTGGATGCGGACGAGGTATACATCAACGGTAAAAAAGTAGGGAACACAACTTACCAGTACCCTCCGCGGCGCTACATGTTTTCTGAGGATGTCCTGAAAGAAGGTAAAAACACGATTGCCGTGAGGGTGACCAGTAATGGAGGCAGAGGCGGCTTTGTACTGGATAAGCCTTACGAGCTGCTTGTCGGCGACCAGTCCATCGACCTGAAAGGGGAGTGGAAGTACAAATTGGGCGCACAAATGGAGCCAACGCCTGGGCAGACCTTTGTCAGGTGGAAGCCGGTTGGCCTTTATAATGCCATGGTTGCACCTCTTACAGATTACCGCATAAAAGGTGTGATCTGGTATCAGGGTGAATCCAATATCAAGAACCCGGCGGAATACACTGCTTTGATGAGCAAGTTGATCTCTGACTGGAGAAAACAGTGGAAGCAGGGGGATTTCCCTTTCATTTTTGTGCAGCTGGCCAACTTTATGGAGCCTAAAAGCACTCCTGAAAAAAGCAATTGGGCTGCGCTAAGGCAGGCACAACTAGAGACTTTGGCGGTGCCAAGCACAGGTATGGCAGTAACGATAGACGCGGGAGAGTGGAACGACATCCATCCCCTGGATAAAAAAACAGTAGGAGAGCGCCTTGCGCTGCAGGCAAGAAAGCTGGCTTACAATGATAAAAAAGTAGTTGCCTCCGGGCCTCTTCTACAGTCTGTACAGGCGCAGGGTAATAAGCTGGTGCTAACCTTTGCCAATACAGGCAGCGGCCTCGCTACCTCAGACAACAGGCCCCTGAAACATTTTGCTATTGCCGGAAAGGATAAAAAGTTTGTTTGGGCAAATGCCGACATACAAGGGGACAGGGTAGTGGTATGGAGCGACAGAGTAGCAGACCCTGTATTTATAAGATACGCCTGGGCAGATAATCCTGAGGGAGCCAACCTCTATAACAAAGAAGGCTTGCCGGCCTCCCCGTTTGAAGCAACAGTTACACGAGAGTTATAA
- a CDS encoding SusC/RagA family TonB-linked outer membrane protein, whose protein sequence is MKSDLTHNLKMLAWRIRVPRVIILTAVLIAYLAASISAVAQTGSFSVSGRVTDAKAGVGLPGVTVLLKGTNTAAPTDAQGNYTINLPNGNGTLVFTYIGYTAQEVPVNNRSTINVQMGADAKALEEVVVVGYGVQREEAVTGSVASIGGDALREVPAGNITQALQGRLPGVEFAQTSSQPGAATQIRIRGTRSLNASNDPLVVLDGIPFAGSISDINPNDIKSIDILKDASATAIYGSRGANGVILVTTKTGQVGQKAQVSYNSFYGVKDIFAKYPMMSGPEFVALRQAAGQYTNALDESDDINTDWQDLLYRTGMVTSHDVGVSGGTEDGRYNFSAGYFEDEGVIPTQQYKRYSMRGGLDQGVGKYVRLGFTTYNNYNVTEGSNVGLYNILSMSPIASPYNEDGTWKRTIRMPLDEQWLYSRDILKDISDRWLSETRAFGTYNTLYGEVKIPGVEGLKYRANLGLNYRQSHGGSYTGEGINNANPTTPSTASISNAHTTDWTIENLLTYDRTFADKHNINAVALYSASQSRFNSSRISARNIPADAFQFYNLGQAAGEITINPNEQDYWQSGLMSWMGRVMYAYDDRYMLSATVRSDGSSRLAPGHKWHTYPAISAGWNIARESFMENVGLVDMLKLRAGYGQTSNQAINPYATLGRLGTRPYNFGPDTYETGVYVTELPNSGLGWEFSETWNYGLDFAILNNRLSGTIEYYVTNTNNILLRVGLPPTAGVGSYVANIGETQNKGLELSLNGVILDNLNGWTWEAGVNLYGNRNKLVALASGQERDESNWWFVGQPINVIYDYEKVGLWQEEDPFLDILEPGGNPGMIKVRYTGDYNADGTPVRAIGPEDRQIMNVNPDFQGGFNTRVAYKGFDLTAVGAFQSGGILISTLYSASGYLNMLSGRRNNVKVDYWTPENTDAKYPKPGGMASGDNPKYGSTLGYFDASYLKVRTITLGYNFDSSNWLKNAGIGNLRLYVTAQNPFVMFSPYHKESGMDPETNSYGDENAAVTTAYQRRLLTLGTNAPATRNYLVGLNVTF, encoded by the coding sequence ATGAAAAGTGATCTCACACACAATCTTAAGATGCTGGCTTGGCGGATACGGGTACCGCGGGTCATCATACTGACAGCTGTGCTTATAGCCTATCTGGCGGCAAGTATATCGGCTGTTGCTCAAACTGGTTCCTTTAGTGTTTCAGGGCGCGTTACAGACGCGAAGGCCGGAGTAGGGCTACCTGGTGTAACCGTGCTCTTGAAAGGAACAAACACTGCCGCGCCTACAGACGCACAGGGAAACTACACGATTAACCTGCCTAATGGAAACGGCACGCTTGTGTTTACCTACATTGGTTACACTGCGCAGGAAGTACCGGTAAATAACCGTTCTACTATTAATGTGCAGATGGGGGCAGATGCCAAAGCCCTTGAAGAAGTAGTAGTAGTAGGTTATGGGGTGCAGCGGGAAGAAGCTGTGACGGGCTCGGTAGCTTCCATCGGTGGTGACGCGTTGCGTGAGGTGCCAGCGGGTAACATAACTCAGGCTTTGCAAGGACGTCTGCCAGGGGTGGAGTTTGCGCAAACTTCATCACAGCCCGGTGCGGCAACACAAATCCGTATACGCGGTACGCGCTCTCTGAATGCCAGCAACGATCCGCTGGTGGTGCTGGATGGTATTCCCTTTGCCGGATCTATCTCCGATATCAACCCTAACGACATCAAGAGTATTGATATCCTGAAAGATGCCTCTGCAACTGCCATTTACGGCTCGCGCGGTGCTAACGGCGTTATATTGGTGACAACCAAAACAGGACAAGTAGGGCAAAAGGCACAGGTGAGCTATAACAGTTTTTATGGCGTAAAAGACATTTTTGCGAAATACCCTATGATGAGCGGTCCTGAGTTTGTTGCACTGCGTCAGGCAGCTGGTCAGTACACAAACGCACTGGATGAATCTGATGATATAAACACTGACTGGCAAGACCTATTGTACAGAACCGGCATGGTAACGAGCCATGACGTAGGCGTTTCAGGTGGTACTGAGGATGGCCGCTACAACTTCAGTGCAGGTTACTTCGAAGATGAAGGCGTGATTCCTACACAGCAGTACAAGCGATACTCCATGCGTGGCGGTCTAGACCAAGGGGTAGGAAAGTATGTTCGTCTTGGCTTTACCACCTACAACAACTACAACGTTACAGAGGGCTCGAATGTGGGGCTGTATAATATTCTCAGCATGTCGCCTATTGCGAGTCCGTATAACGAGGATGGCACCTGGAAGAGAACCATCAGAATGCCGTTAGATGAACAGTGGCTCTACTCAAGAGACATATTAAAGGATATTAGCGATAGATGGCTCAGTGAAACCAGAGCGTTTGGAACTTACAATACCCTGTATGGCGAAGTGAAAATTCCAGGAGTGGAGGGACTGAAATATCGTGCTAACCTCGGCCTTAATTATCGCCAGAGCCACGGTGGTAGCTACACAGGAGAGGGGATAAACAACGCCAACCCAACAACTCCTTCAACTGCCTCTATCAGCAACGCACACACTACCGACTGGACAATTGAGAACCTGCTGACCTACGACCGCACTTTTGCTGACAAGCACAATATAAATGCCGTAGCGTTATACTCTGCCTCACAATCACGATTCAACAGTTCGCGCATTTCAGCAAGAAATATTCCTGCTGATGCCTTCCAGTTCTATAACCTGGGGCAGGCTGCCGGAGAAATCACAATTAATCCAAATGAGCAAGACTATTGGCAGAGCGGCCTGATGTCGTGGATGGGGCGCGTGATGTACGCTTATGACGACCGCTATATGCTAAGCGCTACTGTGCGTTCGGATGGTTCCTCAAGACTGGCGCCGGGACACAAATGGCATACTTATCCTGCTATATCGGCTGGTTGGAACATAGCAAGAGAGTCCTTTATGGAGAATGTGGGCCTTGTAGACATGCTGAAACTTCGTGCTGGCTACGGTCAAACTTCTAACCAAGCAATCAATCCTTACGCTACCCTTGGGCGCCTTGGCACCAGACCTTACAACTTTGGCCCTGACACGTATGAAACAGGGGTGTATGTAACCGAGCTGCCTAACTCCGGTTTAGGCTGGGAGTTTTCTGAGACATGGAACTACGGTCTGGACTTCGCCATCCTGAATAACCGTCTGTCAGGTACCATCGAGTATTATGTAACCAACACAAACAATATTCTACTTAGAGTTGGTCTGCCTCCTACAGCGGGTGTGGGCAGCTATGTGGCCAATATTGGGGAGACCCAGAACAAGGGCCTGGAGCTTTCGCTAAACGGGGTGATTCTGGACAACCTCAATGGCTGGACATGGGAAGCCGGTGTAAACCTGTATGGTAACCGCAACAAACTGGTGGCACTTGCCTCGGGACAGGAAAGGGATGAATCTAACTGGTGGTTTGTAGGCCAACCAATCAATGTTATCTACGACTATGAAAAGGTAGGACTATGGCAAGAGGAAGATCCGTTCCTGGATATCCTGGAGCCAGGCGGAAACCCAGGTATGATCAAAGTAAGATATACTGGTGACTACAATGCTGATGGAACACCTGTAAGGGCAATTGGGCCTGAAGACCGTCAGATCATGAATGTGAATCCTGATTTCCAGGGAGGCTTTAACACCCGTGTAGCTTATAAAGGATTTGACCTGACAGCTGTAGGAGCCTTCCAGAGCGGCGGTATCCTTATCAGTACTCTCTATTCAGCGTCAGGCTACCTTAACATGTTGAGCGGACGCCGCAACAACGTGAAGGTGGACTATTGGACACCGGAGAACACCGACGCCAAGTATCCAAAACCTGGCGGCATGGCCAGTGGCGACAACCCGAAGTATGGCAGCACGCTGGGCTACTTCGATGCTTCATACCTGAAAGTACGCACGATCACGCTTGGCTATAACTTTGACAGCAGCAATTGGCTGAAGAACGCCGGTATAGGCAATCTAAGACTTTACGTTACGGCGCAGAATCCATTCGTGATGTTCTCGCCTTACCACAAAGAATCAGGTATGGACCCTGAAACCAACTCCTATGGCGACGAAAACGCGGCAGTAACCACTGCTTACCAGAGGCGACTTCTGACGCTTGGTACTAACGCGCCTGCAACACGCAACTACTTGGTTGGTCTCAATGTCACATTCTAA
- the uxuA gene encoding mannonate dehydratase, giving the protein MSLIQSWRWYGPNDPVSLQDVKQAGATGVVSALHHIPHGEVWPLEEIQERKDIIEAAGLKWVVVESVPVHEAIKTRSADCEKYLENYRQTLRNLAACGIDIVCYNFMPVLDWTRTNVAYELWNGAKALYFNWADLAVFDIFILKREGAAQDYGQSVVSEAEKRYNSFSEEQLQALNEIILMGVPTEGSVTIEQLLQSIDIYKNIGHAGLRENLAYFLESIMDVCEETGINMTIHPDDPPFPILGLPRIASSKEDLLYIINRVDRPANGICFCTGSLGAGSHNNPVEILKEVGHRVYFAHLRNVLKDEQGNFYESDHLAGDVDMYGVMRELIAINQKREQSIPFRPDHGHQMLDDLVKTTNPGYSAIGRLRGLAELRGLEMGVARSIFNEEVHDPRYNVTNL; this is encoded by the coding sequence ATGTCATTGATACAGAGCTGGAGATGGTACGGTCCGAATGACCCGGTGTCGTTACAGGATGTGAAACAGGCCGGAGCCACCGGAGTAGTAAGTGCCTTGCACCACATACCGCACGGAGAAGTATGGCCCCTGGAAGAAATACAGGAGCGCAAAGATATTATTGAAGCCGCTGGCCTGAAGTGGGTGGTAGTGGAGAGTGTGCCGGTACACGAGGCCATCAAAACCCGTAGTGCCGACTGCGAAAAGTACCTGGAAAATTACCGGCAAACACTGCGCAACCTGGCTGCCTGCGGCATTGACATAGTATGCTATAACTTTATGCCTGTACTCGACTGGACGCGCACCAATGTAGCCTACGAGTTATGGAATGGTGCCAAGGCACTGTACTTCAACTGGGCCGACCTGGCTGTGTTCGACATATTCATACTTAAACGTGAAGGCGCTGCGCAGGACTATGGACAAAGTGTAGTTAGCGAGGCCGAAAAGCGATACAACAGCTTCTCTGAAGAGCAGTTGCAGGCACTAAACGAAATCATCCTGATGGGTGTGCCTACCGAGGGCAGTGTGACGATCGAGCAGTTGCTGCAAAGTATAGACATCTACAAAAACATCGGGCATGCAGGTTTGCGTGAGAACTTGGCATATTTTCTTGAGTCTATCATGGATGTGTGCGAGGAAACGGGCATCAATATGACTATTCATCCTGACGACCCGCCATTCCCTATTCTTGGCCTGCCCCGCATTGCCAGCTCCAAAGAGGACCTGCTTTATATCATTAACAGAGTAGACCGTCCGGCCAATGGTATCTGTTTCTGCACAGGCTCTTTGGGCGCAGGAAGTCACAACAACCCAGTTGAAATATTAAAAGAGGTGGGGCACAGGGTATACTTCGCGCACCTGCGCAACGTGCTGAAAGACGAACAAGGCAACTTCTATGAGTCTGACCATCTGGCCGGTGATGTGGACATGTATGGTGTGATGCGCGAGCTGATCGCCATCAATCAGAAGCGTGAACAGTCAATCCCATTCCGTCCGGACCACGGGCACCAGATGCTCGACGACTTAGTGAAAACAACCAACCCAGGCTACTCGGCCATTGGCAGGTTGCGCGGTCTGGCAGAGTTAAGGGGGCTGGAAATGGGCGTAGCGAGATCAATTTTTAACGAAGAAGTACATGACCCACGATACAATGTTACAAACCTCTAA
- a CDS encoding MFS transporter has product MNSPLTKQPVTEKVKIGSYRWTVCALVFAATTINYLDRQVMGILKPVLEQQFSWTESDYAAIVTAFTASYALGMVVFGRIIDRIGTKMGYSVSIVVWSLGAMAHAIAKSTFGFGVARVALGVGESGNFPAAIKTVAEWFPKKERALATGLFNSGANVGAIAAPLLVPLIVAAYGWEEAFIITGAVGFVWLVLWLIFYEIPSKQKRLGKGEYDYIHSDNEEVLAAGSEKPIKWGRLLFIRQTWVFIVGKFFTDPIWYFFLFWLPSYFSSTFELNLSSLGLPLTIVYTATTVGSIGGGYLSSYLIRQGMPVFKARKTAMLIIALLVVPIMLARYTSDMWVAVGLISLAAAAHQAWSANIFTTVSDMFPKRAVSSVVGIGGLAGSVGGALFPLFIGAVLDYYTNLGNLTAGYNIIFTICGLAYVLAWVLMHFLAPKEEQVQVQ; this is encoded by the coding sequence ATGAACTCACCGCTTACAAAACAGCCCGTCACAGAAAAGGTAAAGATCGGTTCTTACCGCTGGACCGTCTGCGCCCTTGTGTTTGCTGCCACTACCATTAACTACCTCGACCGGCAGGTGATGGGTATTTTAAAGCCTGTGCTGGAGCAACAGTTCAGCTGGACGGAAAGCGACTATGCCGCCATTGTTACGGCCTTTACAGCTTCCTATGCATTGGGTATGGTTGTTTTCGGGCGGATCATAGACAGAATAGGGACTAAAATGGGCTATTCGGTCTCCATTGTAGTATGGAGCCTGGGCGCCATGGCACATGCCATAGCAAAGTCAACTTTCGGCTTCGGCGTGGCACGTGTGGCTCTTGGTGTAGGAGAGTCTGGTAACTTTCCTGCGGCGATAAAAACTGTGGCAGAGTGGTTTCCTAAAAAAGAAAGAGCACTGGCAACCGGTCTGTTTAACAGTGGCGCAAACGTAGGTGCTATTGCAGCTCCTTTGCTGGTGCCTTTAATTGTGGCTGCCTATGGCTGGGAAGAGGCTTTTATCATAACAGGAGCAGTAGGATTTGTGTGGCTGGTGCTCTGGCTTATCTTTTATGAAATCCCCTCGAAGCAAAAGCGGCTGGGTAAAGGGGAGTATGATTACATCCATAGCGACAACGAAGAGGTTTTGGCCGCAGGAAGCGAAAAGCCTATAAAGTGGGGTAGACTTCTGTTTATCCGCCAAACCTGGGTGTTCATCGTCGGTAAATTCTTTACCGACCCTATCTGGTATTTTTTCCTGTTCTGGCTGCCTTCTTACTTCAGTTCCACCTTCGAGCTGAACCTGAGCAGCCTAGGCCTGCCACTAACTATTGTCTACACCGCCACCACGGTGGGTAGCATTGGTGGCGGTTACCTGTCTTCCTACTTGATTCGCCAAGGAATGCCAGTTTTCAAGGCGCGCAAGACAGCCATGCTCATCATTGCGCTGCTGGTAGTGCCGATTATGCTGGCACGCTATACTTCCGATATGTGGGTAGCTGTTGGCCTGATCAGCCTGGCTGCTGCTGCGCACCAGGCCTGGAGCGCTAACATCTTTACGACTGTGTCTGATATGTTCCCGAAACGCGCTGTGAGCTCAGTGGTAGGCATTGGTGGTTTGGCTGGCTCGGTGGGTGGTGCTTTGTTCCCGCTGTTTATCGGTGCTGTTCTGGATTACTATACCAACCTCGGTAATCTAACGGCAGGCTACAACATCATCTTTACGATATGTGGTTTGGCCTATGTGCTGGCGTGGGTGCTGATGCATTTCCTCGCTCCGAAAGAAGAGCAGGTACAAGTACAGTAA
- the uxaC gene encoding glucuronate isomerase, producing the protein MTHDTMLQTSKRELKPQTGNSFLNEDFLLQTDTARQLYHDYAKGLPIIDYHCHLSPQQMAENRNFENMTSIWLAGDHYKWRALRTLGIDEKYITGDATDEEKFLKWAEAVPYTMRNPLYHWAQMELKNPFGVTELLTGENALEVYEHCSSLLQQPEYTPQGLLEHFNVEMVGTTDDPTDNLYFHQQLANSSFKIKVLPSFRPDKALKLSGGDSFRTYLQQLAEVSQVEITRIDSLLEALQQRIDYFHSNGCRISDHGLSNLPWVGVYSGNLEKAFAAVLAGNDTEADAYQEEFAGFILLELCRMYNEKGWVQQFHLGAIRNNNARMLKVNGPDTGYDSIGDYTQIAAMSAFFNQLEGEKKLAKTVIYNLNPADNAAFATMIGNFQQSGIKGKMQFGSAWWFLDQLDGMKAQMDALSNMGLISCFIGMLTDSRSFLSYSRHEYFRRLVCNMFGNDVEQGLLPADIPWIGKMVQDICYYNAKSYFPLN; encoded by the coding sequence ATGACCCACGATACAATGTTACAAACCTCTAAAAGGGAGTTGAAGCCGCAAACGGGTAATAGTTTCCTGAACGAGGACTTTCTGCTACAGACGGATACTGCCCGGCAGCTGTACCACGATTATGCAAAGGGGCTCCCGATTATAGATTACCACTGCCATTTGTCACCGCAGCAGATGGCAGAGAACAGGAATTTTGAAAACATGACCAGCATCTGGTTGGCCGGCGACCATTACAAGTGGCGCGCGCTCCGCACCCTGGGTATCGACGAGAAGTATATTACCGGCGATGCAACAGACGAGGAGAAGTTCTTGAAGTGGGCAGAGGCTGTGCCATATACTATGCGCAATCCGCTCTACCACTGGGCGCAGATGGAGTTGAAGAATCCGTTTGGTGTTACCGAACTGCTGACAGGAGAAAACGCGCTGGAAGTTTACGAACACTGCAGTTCTTTACTGCAGCAGCCGGAGTATACGCCGCAGGGGCTACTGGAGCATTTTAATGTGGAAATGGTAGGCACTACGGATGACCCGACGGATAATTTATACTTCCACCAGCAGCTAGCTAACTCGTCTTTCAAAATCAAAGTGCTGCCTTCTTTCCGCCCGGATAAGGCCTTGAAACTGAGTGGTGGGGATAGCTTTAGAACCTACTTGCAGCAGCTTGCAGAGGTGAGCCAGGTGGAGATTACACGTATAGACTCTCTGCTGGAGGCGTTGCAGCAGCGGATAGATTATTTCCATAGCAACGGCTGCCGCATTTCCGATCATGGTTTGTCTAACCTGCCATGGGTAGGCGTGTACAGCGGGAACCTGGAGAAGGCTTTTGCAGCTGTACTAGCTGGGAATGACACAGAGGCAGATGCTTATCAGGAGGAGTTCGCAGGATTTATACTTCTGGAGCTGTGCAGAATGTACAACGAGAAAGGTTGGGTACAGCAATTTCACTTGGGGGCTATTCGCAATAATAACGCCCGCATGTTAAAAGTAAACGGGCCCGACACCGGCTATGATTCTATCGGCGATTATACCCAGATAGCCGCCATGTCGGCCTTCTTCAACCAACTGGAGGGCGAAAAAAAGCTGGCCAAAACAGTCATCTACAACCTGAACCCGGCTGATAACGCTGCCTTCGCCACCATGATAGGAAACTTTCAGCAAAGCGGCATCAAGGGCAAGATGCAGTTCGGCTCAGCCTGGTGGTTCCTTGATCAGCTGGACGGCATGAAGGCGCAGATGGATGCACTCTCAAACATGGGGCTTATCAGCTGCTTTATCGGCATGCTTACAGACTCGCGCAGCTTCCTTTCATACTCCCGCCACGAGTATTTCAGAAGGCTGGTGTGCAACATGTTTGGCAATGACGTGGAGCAGGGTCTACTGCCTGCCGACATTCCTTGGATAGGCAAAATGGTACAGGATATCTGCTATTATAACGCCAAGAGCTACTTCCCTCTTAACTAG